One genomic window of Polyangium aurulentum includes the following:
- a CDS encoding DUF2589 domain-containing protein: MKSEIALSKLIGALIRDVVDADGMAAQATADFIQSVGFDKGELRMVQFTYDHPDQSGVMKKYVVSVPLLTIVPIPLLGVQEAELSFTTTVVEMSSDEKSAPMLLAKVAPSAGGDDGKQDQANITFTVKMSRTDMPAGISNMMGLLGNKVQVAEAQTEKK, translated from the coding sequence ATGAAATCCGAGATTGCGCTGAGCAAGCTGATCGGCGCGTTGATCCGCGACGTCGTCGACGCCGATGGCATGGCCGCCCAGGCCACGGCCGACTTCATCCAGAGCGTCGGGTTCGACAAGGGCGAGCTGCGCATGGTGCAGTTCACGTACGACCACCCCGATCAAAGCGGGGTGATGAAAAAGTACGTCGTCTCGGTGCCGCTCTTGACCATCGTCCCGATTCCGCTCCTCGGCGTCCAGGAGGCGGAGCTGTCGTTCACGACGACGGTCGTGGAGATGTCGAGCGACGAAAAGTCAGCGCCCATGTTGCTCGCGAAGGTCGCGCCGAGCGCCGGGGGCGACGACGGAAAGCAAGACCAGGCCAATATCACGTTCACGGTCAAGATGTCGCGGACCGACATGCCCGCGGGCATCTCCAACATGATGGGGCTGCTCGGCAACAAGGTCCAGGTCGCAGAGGCGCAGACGGAAAAGAAATAG
- a CDS encoding PAS domain S-box protein, with product MTELDAFFNHSLALLCIADKEGRFVRLNPAWETTLGWSVAELIGQVFLDFVHPDDREATMAITARVFEGGTAVAFENRYRCKDGSYRHLRWYTGVHDDEGRQHAFAQDITEQRKAEERARIYEDTILNSNIGFIVLHLEKPGDELSLRILLANDAAGRIVGFDVKAQVGQMAADVFPGNIESGLAAAYTRIAESGGSLDMGEVAYDDARIQGIFSIKVVGLPDRRVCVSFEDVTERRRTEEALRQSLIQAEVIRAQAAALAELSTPLIPIRDDVVVMPLIGTVDGIRAEQMLETLLSGVGSHGTRIAILDITGVAVVDANVANTIVRAAQAVKLLGAQVMLTGIRPEVARTLIGLDVDLGGIVTHGSLQAGIAAAFKRRGG from the coding sequence GTGACCGAGCTCGATGCCTTCTTCAATCACAGCCTGGCGTTGCTCTGCATCGCCGACAAGGAGGGCCGCTTCGTGCGGCTCAATCCTGCCTGGGAGACGACGCTCGGCTGGAGCGTTGCCGAGCTCATAGGCCAGGTTTTCCTCGATTTCGTGCACCCCGACGACCGCGAGGCGACGATGGCGATCACGGCGCGCGTGTTCGAAGGAGGGACGGCGGTCGCCTTCGAGAACCGCTACCGGTGCAAGGACGGCTCCTACCGCCACCTGCGCTGGTACACCGGGGTCCACGACGACGAGGGCAGGCAGCACGCGTTCGCCCAGGATATCACCGAGCAGCGCAAGGCCGAGGAGCGCGCCCGGATCTACGAGGACACGATCCTCAACTCGAACATCGGCTTCATCGTGCTGCACCTCGAGAAGCCAGGAGACGAGCTCTCGCTTCGAATCCTGCTGGCCAACGACGCGGCCGGGAGGATCGTCGGATTCGACGTGAAGGCCCAGGTCGGCCAGATGGCCGCCGACGTGTTCCCGGGGAACATCGAGTCGGGGCTGGCGGCGGCGTACACGCGCATTGCGGAGTCGGGCGGCTCGCTCGATATGGGCGAGGTGGCCTATGACGACGCGCGCATCCAGGGTATCTTCTCGATAAAGGTGGTCGGGCTGCCGGACCGCCGGGTCTGCGTCAGCTTCGAGGACGTCACCGAGCGCAGGCGGACCGAGGAGGCATTGCGCCAGAGCCTGATCCAGGCGGAGGTGATCCGGGCGCAGGCCGCCGCGCTGGCCGAGCTTTCGACGCCGCTCATCCCGATCCGCGACGACGTGGTGGTGATGCCGCTCATCGGCACGGTCGACGGCATCCGGGCCGAGCAGATGCTGGAGACGCTGCTCTCGGGCGTCGGGAGCCACGGGACGCGGATCGCCATTCTGGACATCACGGGCGTCGCGGTGGTCGACGCGAACGTGGCGAACACCATCGTGCGCGCGGCGCAAGCGGTGAAGCTGCTCGGCGCGCAGGTGATGCTGACCGGCATAAGGCCCGAGGTGGCCCGGACGCTGATCGGCCTCGACGTGGACCTCGGCGGGATCGTGACCCACGGCTCGCTGCAGGCGGGGATCGCGGCGGCATTCAAGCGGCGGGGGGGCTGA
- a CDS encoding GNAT family N-acetyltransferase, with the protein MNAPITFRPVTEGDMPLLHAWHQRPHVAEWWQPVPSIDELRADYLSHPVDPDVKPLDTPAGALYYLACENGVPFGYIQVYHVMTSQESGWWLDETDPHALGIDQFIADADRLGKGLGTRMIRAFLDTLFADPRVTKVQTDPSPTNPRAVACYRKAGFRDVGVVDTPDGPALLMRVLRADRQS; encoded by the coding sequence ATGAATGCCCCGATCACCTTCCGGCCCGTGACCGAGGGGGACATGCCCCTCCTGCACGCCTGGCACCAGCGCCCGCACGTCGCGGAATGGTGGCAGCCGGTCCCGAGCATCGACGAATTGCGCGCGGATTACCTGTCGCATCCCGTCGACCCCGACGTGAAGCCGCTCGATACGCCGGCGGGCGCGCTCTATTACCTCGCTTGCGAGAATGGCGTCCCCTTCGGGTACATCCAGGTGTACCACGTGATGACCTCCCAGGAATCGGGCTGGTGGCTCGACGAGACCGATCCGCACGCCCTCGGGATCGACCAGTTCATCGCCGATGCAGATCGGCTCGGCAAGGGCCTCGGCACGCGCATGATCCGGGCGTTCCTCGACACGCTCTTCGCGGACCCGCGCGTGACCAAGGTGCAGACCGACCCGAGCCCGACCAATCCGCGCGCGGTGGCCTGCTACCGCAAGGCCGGCTTCCGCGACGTCGGCGTCGTCGATACACCCGACGGCCCCGCCCTCCTCATGCGCGTCCTGCGCGCCGATCGCCAAAGCTGA